The following are encoded in a window of Verrucomicrobiia bacterium genomic DNA:
- a CDS encoding chemotaxis protein CheX, with product MSKQTEQIEAWTRQAVPEVFLGMLSMELSADAPAPLPLDAAGQIIGSVGFTGEATGIIYLYAGVTFAKVITGRMLGIEEAEVDPGDMVNDAIGELSNMVVGFVKSRLCDAGSACTLTIPSVVRGQQLSVEGSSQVSRRVVGFRSGQHQLVAEVLVKES from the coding sequence ATGAGCAAACAAACGGAACAAATTGAAGCGTGGACGCGCCAGGCGGTACCCGAGGTTTTCCTGGGCATGCTGTCCATGGAATTAAGCGCAGACGCCCCCGCGCCTTTGCCGCTGGATGCGGCGGGCCAGATCATCGGCTCGGTGGGATTCACCGGCGAGGCCACGGGCATCATTTATCTCTACGCGGGCGTGACGTTCGCGAAGGTGATCACGGGGCGCATGCTCGGCATCGAAGAGGCGGAAGTGGACCCGGGCGACATGGTGAACGACGCCATTGGCGAACTGAGCAACATGGTCGTGGGCTTCGTGAAATCGCGCCTGTGCGACGCGGGCTCGGCCTGCACGCTGACGATTCCGTCGGTCGTGCGCGGACAGCAACTGAGCGTGGAAGGCTCATCGCAAGTGTCGCGAAGAGTCGTTGGATTTCGCAGCGGACAACATCAACTGGTAGCGGAAGTTTTAGTGAAAGAATCGTAA
- a CDS encoding NAD-dependent deacylase: MTFPRELLLCLAAARRVTILTGAGVSAESGVPTFRDAQTGLWAKYRAEDLATPRAFRSNPKLVWEWYAWRRELVSKAKPNPAHDTLAAMETYFPEFNLITQNVDGLHQRAGSRKVIELHGNIARTKCFNEGTIISQWPDTGDVPPKCQNCGGPLRPDVVWFEESLPQTEIHAAHLASASCDVFLSIGTSALVYPAAALPLEALQNGALLVEINPQPTPLTKHASFVLSSAAGLALPELFAGIKKLREV, encoded by the coding sequence ATGACCTTTCCCCGGGAACTTTTGCTGTGCCTTGCCGCCGCGCGCCGCGTGACGATTTTGACCGGCGCGGGGGTATCGGCTGAAAGCGGTGTGCCGACTTTCCGCGATGCACAAACTGGACTCTGGGCGAAATATCGCGCGGAAGACCTGGCAACTCCCCGGGCGTTTCGCAGCAATCCGAAACTTGTCTGGGAGTGGTACGCGTGGCGCCGGGAATTGGTTTCGAAGGCCAAACCGAATCCGGCGCACGACACGCTCGCGGCGATGGAAACATATTTCCCGGAGTTCAATCTCATCACTCAAAATGTGGACGGATTGCATCAACGCGCCGGGAGCCGCAAAGTGATCGAGTTGCACGGCAACATCGCGCGCACAAAATGTTTCAACGAAGGCACCATTATTTCACAGTGGCCGGACACCGGGGATGTTCCCCCGAAATGCCAGAATTGCGGGGGTCCACTGCGGCCAGATGTGGTGTGGTTCGAGGAGTCGCTGCCTCAAACCGAAATACACGCGGCCCATCTGGCCAGCGCCAGTTGTGACGTTTTCCTTTCCATCGGAACTTCTGCGCTTGTCTATCCCGCAGCTGCGTTGCCACTTGAAGCATTGCAAAACGGGGCCCTCCTCGTGGAAATCAATCCGCAGCCCACGCCACTGACGAAGCACGCAAGTTTTGTTTTGTCGAGTGCCGCGGGCCTGGCGCTTCCGGAATTATTCGCCGGTATAAAAAAATTGCGCGAGGTCTAA
- a CDS encoding protein-glutamate O-methyltransferase CheR, translating into MSAATAEAEACKYIIHFIYERCRIRLHAGKEALIKARLGKRIRHLGFSTLAEYCDFLRTRGDDEEFTRVVDALTTNFTNFMREEEHFKFLVEKALPAMLRPGEKKFHVWSAASSSGEEAYTAAFYLAEHYTLAQGWDWCITASDISTKVLERARLGLYVEDRLSAVPQEWRRKYFQKGTGQWAGYYRIKRSLSERVNFEQINLIEDYHHAQPFEIIFCRNVMIYFDRATQEQLVNRLCRFLVPGGYLFIGHSESLNGLNVPLRCLRPSIYQRNSS; encoded by the coding sequence ATGAGCGCGGCGACTGCCGAAGCCGAAGCGTGCAAATACATCATTCATTTTATTTATGAGCGATGCCGCATTCGGCTTCACGCCGGAAAAGAGGCGTTGATCAAGGCGCGGCTCGGCAAGCGCATTCGGCATCTCGGTTTTTCCACGCTCGCCGAGTATTGCGATTTTTTGCGGACGCGCGGCGATGATGAAGAATTCACGCGAGTGGTGGACGCGTTGACGACCAATTTCACGAACTTCATGCGCGAGGAGGAACATTTTAAATTTCTCGTGGAGAAGGCCTTACCAGCGATGTTGCGGCCGGGAGAGAAAAAATTTCACGTCTGGAGCGCGGCGAGTTCTTCGGGCGAAGAGGCTTATACGGCGGCGTTCTATCTGGCTGAACATTATACGCTTGCGCAGGGGTGGGATTGGTGCATCACGGCTTCGGATATTTCGACGAAGGTGCTCGAACGCGCGCGATTGGGTTTGTATGTGGAAGATCGTCTCAGCGCCGTGCCGCAGGAATGGCGGCGAAAATATTTTCAAAAGGGAACCGGTCAATGGGCGGGATATTACCGCATCAAACGCAGCCTGTCCGAACGCGTGAACTTCGAGCAGATCAATTTGATCGAGGATTATCATCACGCGCAGCCGTTCGAGATTATTTTCTGCCGCAATGTGATGATCTATTTTGATCGCGCGACCCAGGAACAATTAGTCAACCGGCTTTGCCGCTTCCTCGTGCCCGGCGGATATTTATTCATTGGGCACTCAGAAAGTCTCAACGGTTTAAATGTGCCGCTGCGGTGTTTGCGGCCGAGCATTTACCAAAGGAATTCCTCGTAA
- a CDS encoding chemotaxis protein CheD yields MGAPSLASLVGFERKLVVGVGGLAVSNNQNLVLSTYSLGSCLGISIYDPVSRAGGLLHAMLPNSSINPQKATEQPAMFVDTGISALFRAAYELRAQKHRVQICVAGGAQFLDKSGFFNIGQRNYSCLRELLAEHGLMVQAEDVGGLVSRTVHLNLGTGEVRLKASGGNDERTLFQG; encoded by the coding sequence ATGGGCGCTCCCTCTTTGGCATCGTTGGTTGGATTTGAACGCAAGCTCGTCGTGGGGGTCGGCGGGTTGGCAGTTTCAAATAACCAGAACCTCGTGCTCTCGACGTATTCGCTGGGCTCGTGTTTGGGCATCAGCATTTACGATCCGGTATCGCGCGCGGGTGGATTATTGCACGCCATGTTGCCCAATTCGTCCATCAATCCGCAGAAGGCCACCGAGCAACCCGCGATGTTCGTGGACACGGGCATCTCCGCGCTCTTTCGCGCGGCGTATGAATTGCGCGCGCAAAAACATCGCGTGCAAATCTGCGTGGCGGGCGGTGCGCAATTTCTCGACAAGAGCGGCTTCTTCAACATCGGCCAGCGCAATTATTCCTGCCTGCGCGAACTGCTGGCGGAACATGGATTGATGGTGCAGGCGGAAGATGTCGGCGGTCTCGTGAGCCGCACGGTGCATTTAAATTTGGGAACCGGTGAAGTGCGTTTGAAAGCCTCCGGTGGCAACGATGAACGAACCCTTTTCCAAGGCTGA
- a CDS encoding response regulator — MSIKILTVDDSKTIRLIVAKAFKPYDCMVLEADNGVVGLAVASREKPDVILLDYTMPVMDGFEVLARLRSDPDLKATPVIMLTAEAGRETVVKIAKLGVRDYLIKPFKGELLIERVGRVVTLKSKTSAVEKARRYDDPLNILVVDDKPAIAGQIKTALEGMPWKVTSADQPGQALDVCMEQGVDLVLASLTLPNDGAYMLFQNLRGYTNTASIPMLGLCVKTAAAEQTRAQQAGFGGVITKPIDPEELKTKVCRTLRLETSYKYFQQKDSWLTLTLPKDVHPGVVHEVSKRLSDQLAGTVDAGGNKLIVDLSQSESVTLPTIELVLSAIQACSKLAIRHVIVGSDAMVNQCRGYEETQSWQFAHSFDDALALLK; from the coding sequence ATGAGCATAAAAATTTTGACCGTGGATGACAGCAAGACCATTCGCCTGATCGTGGCGAAGGCCTTCAAGCCCTATGATTGCATGGTGCTGGAAGCAGACAATGGCGTGGTGGGATTGGCAGTCGCCAGCCGCGAAAAACCGGACGTGATCCTGCTGGATTACACCATGCCCGTGATGGACGGGTTCGAGGTGCTGGCGCGCCTGCGTTCCGACCCCGATCTCAAGGCCACACCCGTCATCATGCTCACCGCTGAAGCGGGGCGCGAGACGGTGGTGAAAATCGCCAAACTCGGCGTGCGCGATTATTTGATCAAGCCGTTCAAGGGCGAGTTGTTGATCGAGCGCGTGGGCCGGGTGGTGACGTTGAAATCGAAAACCAGCGCCGTGGAAAAAGCCCGGCGTTATGATGATCCCCTCAACATCCTTGTGGTGGATGACAAGCCCGCCATTGCTGGGCAAATCAAAACCGCGCTCGAAGGCATGCCGTGGAAAGTGACGAGCGCCGACCAGCCCGGGCAGGCGCTGGACGTTTGCATGGAACAAGGCGTTGACCTCGTGCTCGCGAGCCTGACACTGCCCAATGACGGCGCGTATATGCTGTTTCAGAATTTGCGCGGCTACACCAACACGGCGTCCATTCCCATGCTGGGACTTTGCGTCAAGACCGCGGCGGCTGAGCAGACGCGCGCGCAACAGGCGGGCTTCGGCGGCGTGATCACCAAGCCGATTGATCCCGAGGAATTGAAGACCAAAGTGTGCCGGACACTGCGGCTGGAAACTTCCTACAAATATTTTCAGCAGAAGGACAGTTGGCTGACACTGACACTGCCCAAGGACGTTCATCCGGGCGTGGTGCATGAAGTGTCGAAACGGTTGAGCGACCAGCTCGCCGGAACTGTGGATGCCGGCGGCAATAAGCTGATCGTGGACTTGAGCCAATCGGAATCCGTCACGCTGCCAACGATTGAGTTGGTGCTCTCGGCGATCCAGGCGTGCAGCAAACTCGCCATCCGCCATGTCATCGTTGGCTCGGACGCGATGGTGAACCAATGCCGCGGCTATGAGGAAACGCAATCGTGGCAGTTCGCCCACAGCTTCGACGACGCGCTGGCGCTCTTGAAATAA
- a CDS encoding addiction module protein: protein MAVSDIGQMAFELPPEERLELARRLVESVVSPDSLTQALTEGIRRIEDVATGRIQGLTEEEYRAALE from the coding sequence ATGGCTGTTTCTGATATTGGCCAAATGGCTTTCGAGCTGCCGCCTGAGGAACGGCTTGAATTGGCGCGTCGGCTTGTAGAAAGCGTGGTCTCCCCGGATTCTCTTACGCAAGCGCTTACCGAAGGCATTCGCCGCATTGAGGATGTTGCCACCGGGCGCATTCAGGGATTGACGGAAGAAGAATATCGCGCTGCTCTTGAATGA
- a CDS encoding chemotaxis response regulator protein-glutamate methylesterase produces MNTKPIRLLVVDDSALARKIITTSLAPFREIEIVGTAMDPYAAREKILALNPDVVTLDIEMPRMDGLTFLKVIMKHRPMPVIIMSSLTTAGSQKALEALQAGAVDVMEKPGGAYSAHADGTRLAEKIAAAANARIHVPSGETTFIRRPIVQRAPAVEADAQVVSSRKIILFGASTGGTEALKKVLMSMRGDLPGICIVQHIPANFSKAFADRLNQICPMEVREARDGDVVKPGLALIAPGGFHMLLKWRGNHYKIELSQGPAVHHQRPAVDILFDSAVRAGAGAETVAAVLTGMGADGAAGLLRLRETGARTIAQDEETSVVFGMPREAIRLGAAQQVLPLERIAPRVEQMISETPALARPAHSPAEDQRIPERESTHSAINNIRTSNL; encoded by the coding sequence ATGAATACGAAACCCATTCGACTTCTCGTGGTGGACGATTCCGCGCTCGCGCGAAAAATCATCACCACCAGTCTCGCGCCGTTTCGCGAAATAGAAATTGTCGGCACGGCGATGGACCCGTACGCCGCCCGCGAAAAAATTCTGGCGCTCAATCCCGACGTGGTGACGCTGGACATTGAAATGCCGCGCATGGATGGCCTCACGTTCCTGAAGGTCATCATGAAACACCGGCCTATGCCCGTGATCATCATGAGTTCGCTGACGACGGCGGGCTCGCAAAAGGCACTTGAAGCCCTGCAAGCAGGCGCGGTGGATGTGATGGAAAAACCCGGTGGCGCTTATTCCGCTCACGCGGACGGCACGCGGCTCGCGGAGAAAATCGCCGCCGCCGCCAACGCGCGCATTCATGTGCCTTCAGGCGAAACCACTTTCATCCGCCGTCCAATCGTACAACGCGCTCCCGCCGTGGAAGCCGATGCGCAAGTTGTCTCGTCGCGAAAAATTATTTTGTTCGGCGCTTCGACCGGTGGAACGGAAGCGCTAAAGAAAGTTTTAATGTCCATGCGCGGAGATTTGCCGGGCATCTGCATCGTGCAACACATTCCGGCGAATTTCTCCAAGGCATTTGCCGATCGCTTAAACCAGATTTGCCCGATGGAAGTTCGTGAAGCCCGTGACGGCGATGTGGTGAAACCCGGGCTCGCGCTGATCGCGCCCGGAGGATTTCACATGCTCCTGAAGTGGCGGGGCAATCATTACAAGATCGAATTGAGCCAGGGCCCAGCGGTTCACCATCAGCGTCCGGCGGTGGATATTTTATTCGACTCGGCCGTTCGCGCGGGCGCGGGCGCGGAAACGGTGGCGGCGGTGTTGACCGGCATGGGAGCCGATGGCGCGGCGGGACTTTTAAGATTGCGCGAAACGGGGGCGCGAACCATCGCGCAGGACGAGGAGACTTCGGTGGTGTTTGGGATGCCGCGCGAAGCCATCCGCCTCGGCGCCGCGCAACAGGTGTTGCCCCTGGAGCGGATCGCGCCGCGCGTGGAACAAATGATTTCTGAAACCCCGGCGCTTGCGCGTCCGGCCCATTCACCGGCTGAAGACCAGCGGATACCTGAAAGAGAATCCACCCATTCGGCAATCAACAATATTCGAACATCAAATTTATGA
- a CDS encoding HDOD domain-containing protein: MRLLDDYISQVKTLPPAPRVLTQLLGLLKENDVDSQRIVDLITYDPALTAKVLQRCNNAAVGLPEQVDNLSHAVTRLGFNEIYRLVAVVVGKGTLGTAQQGYGMLTGELWRHSVVTAVAAKVLSHALDQDENLAFTAALLHDIGKLVLSPAVANSYPGMARAIGIAGHSFLEAEKSVIGVEHAEVGGRLLAQWNFPENLVQAVWHHHDPVQARPYEQLAACVYLADMIAHFMGHGHGLLAHAVRGRAEALEILEISPREIESFIIETDTALKAANWFSTREP, encoded by the coding sequence ATGCGCTTGCTCGACGATTATATCAGTCAGGTTAAAACTTTGCCGCCCGCACCGCGCGTGCTCACGCAACTGCTCGGGTTGCTCAAGGAGAATGACGTGGATTCCCAGCGCATCGTGGACCTCATCACTTACGACCCGGCGTTGACGGCGAAAGTTTTGCAACGCTGCAACAATGCCGCCGTCGGCCTGCCCGAGCAGGTAGATAATCTTTCTCACGCGGTCACGCGTCTGGGTTTCAACGAAATTTATCGCCTCGTCGCGGTCGTTGTCGGCAAGGGCACGCTCGGCACGGCGCAGCAAGGCTACGGGATGTTGACGGGAGAATTGTGGCGTCACTCGGTCGTGACGGCGGTGGCGGCGAAAGTTTTGTCGCACGCACTGGATCAGGATGAAAATCTCGCGTTCACAGCGGCGCTGTTGCATGACATCGGCAAGCTCGTGCTCAGTCCGGCGGTGGCCAATTCCTATCCCGGCATGGCGCGGGCGATTGGGATTGCCGGCCACTCTTTTCTGGAAGCGGAAAAATCAGTCATTGGTGTCGAACATGCGGAAGTGGGCGGACGGCTGTTGGCGCAATGGAATTTTCCCGAGAATCTAGTTCAAGCTGTGTGGCATCACCATGATCCCGTTCAGGCTCGACCTTACGAACAACTGGCAGCGTGCGTGTATCTCGCCGACATGATCGCGCATTTCATGGGCCACGGCCACGGGCTGCTGGCCCACGCGGTCCGTGGACGCGCCGAGGCGCTGGAAATTCTCGAGATCAGCCCGCGCGAAATCGAAAGTTTTATTATCGAAACCGACACCGCGTTGAAGGCGGCAAATTGGTTCAGCACGAGGGAGCCATGA
- the fliG gene encoding flagellar motor switch protein FliG — translation MMETMNAKLPADFDTLKEIAGLSQVQKLARLLLMLSADNATHIMKQLEEDELEAVSSEMLKVTTISQEMQNEILREFAPLAVTAATAITGGVEQVQNLLDKSVGLLRASNIIGRVSPLRAPVAAMQQIVEMDPRHLLNLLRHEQLQTTALVASYLSKEKASQLLTLMRPELREQVIERLATMTSTSIEVVESVAEALQRKIGNNRARALSQTGGVKAAAQLLNALPKDVSKSILVSLRERNSDLAESVSKKMFTFEELEKLDIKALQKILQTVDVRTLTVALKTAGEGLKAKLLSCISKRAADNVREEINFMGPLKLSEIDAARSQIIDVVKQLEGDGEIDLDDMRQGSRV, via the coding sequence ATGATGGAAACGATGAACGCAAAACTGCCGGCGGATTTTGATACCTTGAAGGAAATCGCCGGATTGAGCCAAGTGCAGAAACTGGCCCGGTTGTTGTTGATGTTGAGCGCGGACAACGCCACGCACATCATGAAGCAACTGGAGGAGGACGAACTCGAAGCGGTTTCATCGGAGATGTTGAAAGTCACCACCATCAGCCAGGAAATGCAGAACGAAATCCTGCGGGAATTTGCGCCACTGGCTGTGACGGCGGCGACGGCGATCACCGGCGGAGTGGAGCAAGTCCAAAACCTTCTCGATAAATCTGTGGGTCTGTTGCGGGCGTCGAACATCATCGGACGCGTCTCGCCTTTGCGCGCGCCGGTGGCGGCGATGCAGCAAATTGTTGAGATGGACCCGCGGCATTTGTTGAATTTGCTGCGTCACGAACAACTGCAAACCACAGCGTTGGTGGCGAGTTATCTAAGCAAGGAGAAGGCTTCGCAATTATTGACGCTGATGCGCCCGGAATTGCGCGAGCAAGTCATCGAACGCCTGGCGACGATGACCTCGACTTCGATCGAAGTGGTGGAAAGCGTGGCCGAAGCGTTGCAACGCAAGATCGGCAATAACCGGGCGCGCGCATTGAGCCAGACGGGGGGCGTCAAGGCGGCGGCGCAGTTGCTGAACGCGCTGCCAAAAGACGTCAGCAAATCCATCCTGGTTTCATTGCGCGAACGCAATTCGGATTTGGCGGAGTCGGTTTCCAAAAAAATGTTCACGTTCGAGGAACTGGAAAAACTCGACATCAAGGCGCTGCAAAAGATTTTGCAAACGGTGGATGTGCGGACGTTGACCGTCGCGCTCAAGACCGCCGGCGAAGGCCTCAAAGCGAAGCTGCTCTCGTGCATCTCAAAACGCGCCGCCGACAACGTGCGGGAGGAAATCAATTTCATGGGGCCGCTCAAGTTGAGCGAAATTGATGCCGCGCGCTCGCAGATTATTGACGTCGTCAAGCAGCTTGAAGGCGATGGCGAAATTGATCTCGACGACATGCGCCAAGGCTCGCGCGTTTAA
- a CDS encoding flagellar motor switch protein FliM, which yields MPASTNPIPIGDTVSQSEIEKLLAQMSGGELPVVEPGATTPQAAGARDFLQRHDFPQLSFFTPAELRKLRVRHEEFIHSLAARLSIRFGAEVSLQMAKLETIPFQAFIDALANPTHLTVLKLEPLLGNCLLDIPLRLGLCIVDRELGGTGVWQDEPRELTKMESGLLSRVVENILSEWCGVWSDLLDLRPVLIGCESNGRFLQTCPPATMMLVLGMELQMGPIVEQMQLGLPYPTLEPLIAKLNVVMEAGNKPAVALVAKPVKWNPALDDMELRVTAELPDVEVSARRLADLKAGDVISIRTEKVRQVQLCLSGMAKFTAELGLHGEQWAVKIHQVQKNTK from the coding sequence ATGCCCGCATCCACCAATCCTATTCCAATCGGCGACACGGTTTCGCAATCCGAGATCGAAAAACTTTTGGCGCAGATGAGCGGCGGCGAACTGCCCGTGGTTGAACCGGGCGCGACCACGCCGCAAGCCGCGGGCGCGCGCGATTTTTTGCAGCGGCATGATTTTCCCCAGCTATCCTTTTTCACACCGGCGGAACTGCGAAAATTGCGCGTGCGGCACGAGGAATTTATCCATTCGCTCGCGGCGCGGCTTTCGATTCGCTTCGGCGCGGAAGTGTCGCTACAAATGGCGAAGCTGGAGACGATCCCGTTCCAGGCATTCATTGATGCGCTGGCCAATCCGACGCATCTGACCGTCTTGAAACTGGAACCGTTGCTGGGAAATTGTCTGCTGGATATTCCACTGCGGTTGGGATTGTGCATCGTGGACCGGGAACTGGGTGGCACGGGCGTGTGGCAGGATGAACCGCGCGAGTTGACGAAGATGGAGTCGGGCCTGCTTTCGCGAGTGGTGGAAAATATCCTGAGCGAGTGGTGCGGCGTGTGGAGTGATTTGCTGGACTTGAGGCCGGTGTTGATCGGTTGCGAAAGCAACGGACGTTTCCTGCAAACCTGTCCGCCCGCCACGATGATGCTGGTGCTGGGAATGGAATTGCAAATGGGTCCGATTGTTGAGCAGATGCAACTGGGATTGCCCTACCCCACCCTTGAACCGTTGATTGCCAAATTGAATGTCGTCATGGAAGCGGGGAATAAACCAGCTGTCGCCCTTGTGGCCAAACCCGTCAAGTGGAACCCCGCGCTGGACGATATGGAATTACGAGTCACGGCGGAATTGCCCGACGTCGAAGTAAGCGCACGCCGCCTGGCGGATTTGAAAGCGGGCGACGTCATTTCCATTCGCACGGAGAAAGTGCGCCAGGTGCAGTTGTGCCTGAGTGGAATGGCGAAGTTCACCGCGGAACTCGGATTGCACGGCGAGCAATGGGCGGTGAAAATTCATCAGGTTCAGAAAAACACCAAATAA
- a CDS encoding FliM/FliN family flagellar motor switch protein: MSDSTVCPPNLDNILDLPVMLTVELGSCRKTTRELLGLGLGSVVELDPREGREVDIYAGPKLVARGQIVVAEESLAVKVIEVFGGK; encoded by the coding sequence ATGAGCGATTCAACCGTTTGCCCTCCCAATTTGGATAATATCCTCGACCTGCCCGTGATGCTTACCGTGGAACTCGGCTCTTGCCGCAAAACCACCCGTGAATTGCTTGGGCTGGGACTCGGCTCGGTGGTTGAGTTGGACCCGCGCGAAGGCCGGGAGGTAGATATATATGCGGGGCCAAAATTAGTCGCACGCGGCCAGATAGTGGTCGCGGAGGAATCACTGGCTGTCAAAGTGATCGAGGTTTTCGGCGGGAAGTGA
- a CDS encoding catalase family peroxidase, producing MTTDTEQLAQEAAGLFLKAFGNNPGFRMAHAKGIVCEGVFEPAPTASAVSRAVHFSQSVPVVVRFSDATGVPQIPDGDPNSNPKGMAIRFKLPGGGIADIVSNGQNGFPAGTPADFVAFLGSFLASGPDTPKPTPFEKFLAAHPNTMRFLSTPNPQPASFATYTYFGNNSFVFVNAAGQRQTTRYQIVPLAGEQHLDPASAAAKSPNFLMDELKERIGKAPVEFRLQVQIAGPNDPTNDATLVWPDDCQKVVLGTIRLNAIDSKSAETERAMIYDPTHLTDGIELSDDPLPAFRAQVYSISYARRQAGRG from the coding sequence ATGACAACTGATACTGAACAACTCGCGCAGGAAGCCGCCGGCCTTTTTCTCAAAGCTTTCGGAAATAATCCCGGCTTTCGGATGGCTCACGCCAAGGGAATTGTTTGCGAGGGCGTTTTTGAACCGGCTCCTACTGCCTCAGCGGTGAGCCGGGCGGTGCATTTTAGCCAGTCTGTTCCGGTCGTCGTCCGTTTCTCGGACGCCACAGGAGTTCCGCAGATTCCTGACGGCGATCCCAATTCCAATCCGAAGGGCATGGCCATTCGATTCAAGCTTCCCGGCGGCGGCATCGCTGACATCGTCTCCAACGGCCAGAATGGATTTCCGGCGGGGACACCGGCGGATTTTGTCGCGTTCCTCGGCAGCTTTTTGGCGAGCGGACCCGATACTCCGAAACCGACGCCGTTCGAGAAGTTTCTTGCCGCGCATCCGAACACGATGCGGTTCCTTTCCACGCCGAATCCGCAGCCAGCCAGCTTTGCCACCTACACTTATTTCGGCAACAACTCGTTCGTATTCGTGAACGCAGCCGGGCAGCGGCAGACCACTCGCTATCAAATTGTCCCGCTTGCGGGAGAGCAGCATTTAGACCCGGCAAGCGCGGCGGCCAAGTCCCCGAATTTTCTCATGGATGAACTTAAGGAACGCATCGGCAAAGCGCCGGTGGAATTCCGGCTCCAAGTCCAAATCGCTGGGCCCAATGATCCGACGAACGACGCCACGCTCGTTTGGCCGGATGATTGCCAGAAGGTCGTGCTCGGGACCATTCGATTGAATGCGATTGATTCCAAGAGCGCAGAAACCGAGCGGGCGATGATCTATGATCCCACGCATTTGACGGATGGCATTGAATTGTCGGACGACCCGCTTCCGGCTTTTCGCGCACAGGTTTACTCGATCTCGTACGCGCGGCGGCAAGCCGGGCGTGGTTGA